The following DNA comes from Mugil cephalus isolate CIBA_MC_2020 chromosome 6, CIBA_Mcephalus_1.1, whole genome shotgun sequence.
TTTCTAATTTATCGTCACTTAAGTTTCCTCTTTGGCAAAATGGTTaagagtcaaaaaaacaaaccgagCACCCCCTGAGAAAGGAATCTATCTTtatctcccttcctctccctccctctccttcgctcttccttcctccctcttccttctccattcctctttctctgtgctgTCTCTTCACGTCTCTCTTTCTGACTCTGCTAGAGGACGGTGCTTTGGGGGGACATCCCGGATGTGTAACCCCGCtctggtctgtgtttttgtcagcgCGTGAAACCTTGGGAACTTCCCTCCCTCTGTTAGGATGTGATTTAGAGCCTAAGGATAGACAGACAATAACacaggaaaggggaggaggaggaaaaacaaaatactaGATCTGTGAAACAACCCGGATGTGGGTGCAccatcatttctttctctcccttgtAGTTTTTCTGCGTTCTCTTTGCAGCTGCCGGTACGGGGCATGTTTGTGGCCGTGTCCATGTGCTCTCCCCTCTCTAATTGCTTGTACGGCCATATAAATCATGTCTAATTTGCACTTTTAATTAACTCCAGCCTCGGTAAACTTTAACACGTGTCAGTATGAGGGTTTTTAGAGAACTTAAGCCAGATGGTGAATCCCACTGAACCAGAGGGCCGCATTTTTAAACCCTCATATTATCATTAAATGTGGCGTGAAAATGAATGATCTCCGTTCTCGATCCAGGGAGGCGTCGCGCTGAATCAGCTCCATGTCGCAATTTACACCTTTATTGTTTCAGTTCAGGATGCTTCAAAGTCTTGGTTGCGTCACCCTCACCTACATCCTACTCTGTGATGAACGTCACTGTGACAAATTACATGAATTTAGCATGAGTCAGCGTTATGATCAAGTCACTGCTACGTACTGTACAGTCGGGGCTGGCAGATGCGGCTGGAGACTGAGCCAAGTCTGAAGAAACAGGAAGATGAACTTGATAAGTCACAAAGGGAGTCGGATATAGCAAACTTAAGATCTTAAAATTGTGTGATGAGCACCACCGCCTCTCTGTGTGATTGGTGCatgagtattattattattattattattcacctGTGTTTGTCCTTTGAGAGAAGTTTGTAATTAAAGCATATTTAGATTAGAGTAGTGAATGGCACCTCCTTCTAGTAGAAAAAGGCCCATTTTTAAACACGACTCACACTTCcatattgtcatttttttaacatcagttgtttcttttaacaaaAGAGTGAAACTATGACCTCCTCTGTCCTTCCAGATGCTGATTCCAGCTGTGGCCTTCATCACTCTGGGGAAATGTCAGTGCTGCTGGAATGAGAGCCTAATGGTAAAAGACTCGTCAAACTGTGACTCACGCTCGGCGCTGTGTGCGGAATAACACATTGCGTCCGCGCATAATGCTGTTTTTACAACCTGATGCAGACCCAGAAGATTGTGTCCACGTCACACTGGACGTTATTTTGCCAACGTGCCTTCGGCTGCTGTTATTATCCCCCCAAAAACTGCAAATCTTACTACAGTTCTTGTTGTTTTCGACTCGAAGCTCGGAGCATGAAAAGCGCCCTCACACTGCGCGCTCATTAGGTAGAATGCTATCGCTAATCCAGCCGTGATAATTCAACAAGGGTCCCATTGTTGGGTAACACACCACAAAGTAAGCTTGGCTCATGCCACTCAATACACagctgcagttgtgtgtgtgtgtgtgtgtgtgtgtagcaccaCTGCCTCTGTATCTCATATAAGGAACGTTAAGTGAAGCTGCTTATATTCACTCGCACAGACAGAAagtcacatttacacatttgtacacacgtttctttttttgttgtttttttgtttttgttttaatttgtttgctgTTGTCGCTCCACAGATGTGCGGGTCAGTGTTGGCAGCTGTGGTCGGCCTGGTGGGGTCCGGCTACTGCTTCGTCATTTCGGGCCTTGCTCTGATGCAGGGTCCGAAGTGCTTCACCTCACTTGGTTGGACGTACCCCTTTTCAGACGAGAACGGCAGGTAAAGACATGCTGCACTGGTGTTATTTTCATTATCAGCTAATCCAAGAATCTGTAACGtatgaaaaaaatgacagcCACTTCATTGTTCACCCATTGTTAGTTAATCTTAATATGTGCTCTTGAAGATCATCTGAACCCTTTCACAGGAACATTTTTCCTTTATAcagatttattaaaaacaaacactgtgcaAGTCTTTATACTCTGACTTTCCTAGTTATATAGCTTACATTGCTTGCTGTGAAGCTGTAACGCCAGAGAATTAAAGAAGACTTCATTACTGGAGGCAAATTAACTGTCATGAAAATAATCCTCCACACCAAGAATAGAATCTCTTGGTCATTCTTGTATAGAAAAAAGACTGAAACAGAATGCATTGAAAGGTATTTTTAGTAGATTATGAAATTACTTTGATAATTTGACAATCTACTACTGATTCaccagtttagtttagtttagtttagtttagtttaatttaaatagagCAGCtttagctaattaagctaatttcCAGCTGTAATCCCCAGCCAGGTCTAAAAGTGAAATACAATACAACATAGGtcaaaaaggggaaagaaaacgATAAAAAGCAGCAATTTACAAATATAATACAAGTATACACAAAACGTGCACAAAACGTACACTCTAAAAAAATGATGTTCTGGCTCAACGTAAACGTCTGATGTAACAATTTGCATGGATATATTTAAGTTGTTGTCAATGTAGCTGTTGACTACATGCCACAAGACTTTTCTAGTTTGGCCAACTAAATTACTTTAGTACAAGCAACACAGTTTGCTCTGTCCTTCACAAGcttatttaagttaaacaagcttaattttagttaaaataagaataatgatAGTAcgttggttttatatagcgctttatcaTAGATACTCAGGGTCGCTTTacattggtggtggtggtggtaaactgcCTCAGtggtcacagctgccctggggcagattGACGGAAACGTTGCTGTTAATCCACCGACCAGcagacacaatggacagactggAGACAGGGAGGgacctttcagttattggacgaccgctctgCCTTGTGAGCTACTGCCACCTCTGGCAGGCTTTCATTCAGCAGCAAATTACTCCTTCTAGTTATTCCaacttatttcttttcctttctttctactcaaaaatgttcatgcaacttgttacattattttttaattctataTTGAATTAAGGCCGTACAATTCATGTATTATTGAGTTAagttgttcattttaaaattttaaactaTCAACTCATTATAATGCATGCACataacaaactttttttttttgtgctaaaaAGCTCTTGATTTTGAGCTGTACTTACTAAACCAATGACTCATTCTTTGGAGTGTACTCTTATCACGTCTTCTCGCTTGCTTATCTCATTAATTTAAGCGAGTGTGTGCAGGGAGGCAGATCTCCCCTCTAAAAATGTTGCGTAACACTCACTTAAAAGACACTTCACTTTTACTTTACCCGATTAGATTCCTTCTGACCGCGCTCCCTGTTTGCGTGTCCCCCAGGTATCTGCTGCAGCCGGAGACTTGGTCGCAGTGCCTCCAGCCTGTTCACATCGTCGAGTGGAACGTGACCCTCCTGTGCGTGCTGCTGGGCCTGGGCGTGCTGGAGTTCATCATCTGTCTCCTGCAGCTGGGAAACGGCCTGGTCAACGTGGTCTGCCGGCCCTGCTGCTACAAGCAGGAGTACAGTCTTAACGCTTAGACCCGCCCCGCACTGACACATGGacagataagaaaaacacacacacacatacacacacaacatgtaTGCAAACTTACAGTATATTAATGAATACAGCCTCGTTACaccagcatgtgtgtgtgtgtgagtacagCACAGCCTTTCTATTGAAACATGCATATTAACATTGACGCACCAGCAGGATAGGCgtgtatgttttttatataacaTGCAATGAGGAGGATGTACTGAAGCAGGGCTCAACAGGCCCACAGTGTACAGACAGTaggaaagagaaggagcctccttgatcataataataatttaaagtgtACTGGATAACAGCTTTCACGTTATCCAAgtgtaaacactttcattcaTATCATTTTATACTGCATACTTTTTAtactttcacaaacacacataaacttTTTGGCTCCTgaaatctaaattaaatcaatgTCATGACACAAGTACAAGATTAAGATAGctgccaagtttttttttgtttgtttgtttgtttgttattaataATTTGTAAATGACATTGTGGGTATTTCCTTGAGCGTGGAGACAGTTTTCCTACAAGAAGCAACGCAGGTTTCCATGATTTTCTTTTCCGAAGCTGTCATCTTATCCGCCATTAAGCACACTGAAGTGCCTGTTTCtgtctagtttttattttttttgtgcttctgtATTTACATTGTGTTGAATCACGTGTGCAACACAAGcagattattattgttatgtttttttgttgtctgtacattttgtttccattttgttgtaaattgTTTAAAGTCTTTCAAATGTCAGTTCAGCGTGGTaacagacattttatatatattttagtgacatatttttataatgtacggtttctttgtttgtttgtttatttgtttgtgcagccttgaataaaaatgaacaatttcCATTTTACATATATCCTGAGTGGAATTATGTTggtgatattattattattaataataataataaaaatcttctCGCATCCACACACTTTGACGTCAGACATGTTGAAATGCCTGAAATCCCTAAATATGTTGGTCGTAAACATCAAGTTTCACAcaacaaagattaaaaagtgGTGGGCGTCTGTTACACACGTTTGACCCCCTCCCTGTCCTGCACCTCTTCCTCACTGTTGCTATAAATGAACCGcctattatttaatttcttttggcTCTATAGCGGCGGGGAGGTTCACAGGCACAAATGAGCTACTAGTTCACCTATTATTGAGTACACTTTGCACAAAGTCTGCATGTGTTGTAATCAATTCCAGGACAAGAGATTGTTCATTGGAATTTCCAGAGTTGCTTGTTTTTGATCTGTATCTGAGTCTGTTCCAAGTTCCAGTGAACTTTTAAACCCTGAGAGTCACCCGTGTTGACACAGATCTAATCTAGTATCAGGGAGGCAATTTTCCTTTGGGTTTACTCACGGCACATAATTgataaattagttttttaaatcCCCTAAGCAACGGCAAACCCATCTTAAAAGCAGGATTGATTATTctaaactgaaacaaatgtaTCATTTGGAATTACTCCAAATTGGTATTCAGACACTAAACGCTATGTGTCATCGGTGATTACGTTCATCGCGGTATTCTGCAGAGCACTTGTCAACAGTTAAAAGGTTTAAAGTACTGGACTAGATGAAAGGTCGGAGGGTGAATTTCTTCACACGCGGAAAATATTAACTGATTCAGAGCAGGATCTTTTTTTACTTCAACCAAACAGAGATGAATACAAAGTCAAAATTTCAACGGCACAAATGTGGCCAAATTTTGCCAATAACAGAATCTCACAATTCAGAGGGTTTAATGATTTTTAGGTCACAGAGATAAACTATTTCTGTTCTTGTGAaagtccagcctgttgttcaaACACCTGCCAGTTCCTTTGGTTCAAGCACTGTCTGGTGGTCACTGACCCCTTTACCCCTCTTGACTGATCCGTGCCGTCACTCACCGGAGGCGGTATAAAGACACGGAGGGTCTTAAGTTTCTGAGACAGGTTGACTGACAGACTAACGGCCAGTCACTTATCTAAACGTCTCTTCTCATCTTTATCAGCCGCTGGAGTACCGGACACGAACAAAGAGGCCCGTCGTCCTCTGTGTCAGTTTTCCTGcggacttgtgtgtgtgtttgtagttaCCGGCGCTGCATTGTGAAAATGTGTAGGCTGGGGTTgaggttgttgttgctgctgtgttgtgCAGTAATATGTGTTTCCGGGGCGAGAAGAGACTACTTCATCAGGATTGAAGAGGTGGCTTGGAACTATGCCCCAAGTGGGATGAACATCATCCAGAACCGGACACTGGAGCAGGATGAGTAAGTAGCTGCTAGTGTGTTATGGATCTTAAATCTTTTTTCATGAGGCTCTGTCCTCCCTGAACACATgtatacatgaaaaaaatagtTAACACCTTAGACCAGAGGGGtcaaacatattttggtaaagagGACACATACAggccaatttgatctcaaggggtaACGACGCCAGTAACAACCaattttctctttgtttaagaacaacaaacacattatgaaaatctttacatttaatgaactagcatttagaaaaacattttataaacaaCCTGgaatgtgtccaaaaaaaaaaaaaagtgtaattctGGCTCATGGCTGCCCTCCAGGGTTTGgctctgggtctcagtgttgtgttatgtaaGCAGCTCTTACAAAAACAGTGTGAccctgtgacagactggcaacctgtccagggtgtacccgtCTCTTGCCCTGCGACCCTCTTGACGACAAGCGGTTATgaacattaatgaattaattaattaatcatgaattaatgaacaaattagttattattaaaaaattgcagttaatgccttctttgtcattttttcacTTTGTAAATTCAAACTGAGGGAGAGGTTGGATCCTTGGCCACATACTATTACAGAAATATTGCATAATATTAAGTCTTTGATTGATCATTTCTACTATGTCTTTGTTCAGTATAAACAGGGTGACGTAAAAGTGACGTTTAAAATTACAGTTAGTAGTCTGAATTTCAGGGCCCTGGTATTCTGCATGCTCAGCCATTCTTTGAAAGGGccttatcattatttttaaaatccttttGGGATTTTGAGTAGTCATAGTAGTCATATTTAAGGAGAGGGGGTGAGAGTTTATAAGTTTTACTACTTCTCACTCCTTTTTGAATATGTACTCTATATGTCATGTGTCAATGAttgtcttattctttttttattatgttgtttcatattcaaaataaacttcaatcaaccaaaaaaaaaaaaattatgcgTGCACACACAACTAAGTATCTTCCCCTCTCTTGTAGAGAAGCCTCAGTCTTTTTAAAGAAGGGCCCTCAGCGAATCGGTCCCACCTACAAGAAAGCTGTTTATAAGCAGTACATAGACGCCACCTACAGGACAGAGGTGGCGAAGCCAGACTGGCTGGGTTACCTCGGACCCATGTTGATGGCGGAACAGGGCGACACGGTGTTCGTCCAACTGAGGAACGCAGCATCCAGACCTTACAGCATCCACCCTCATGGGCTCAACTACAGCAAAGGCAACGAGGGTGAGGACCGGACCCATCTTACGCAGTATTAAATTAATACAGAGCGTGGTTGGTAAATGTTGGTGGATCGGTTTTGTGTTGTGCGTCTCCTCAGGAGCCCTGTACCCAGATGGCACGAGTGCACGGCTGAAGCGCGACGACTCGGTGGCTCCTGGTGCGACTGTGATCTATGAGTGGACCCTCCCAGAATCCCACAGCCCCACATCAGACGACGGAAACTGCGTGACCAGATTCTACCACTCCCACGTCAGCCCACCAAAAGACATCAACTCAGGACTCATAGGACCCCTCGTCGTCTGTAAGAGAGGTACTGGATCATTTCGTTTAAAAGTGGTGCTCTAAGGTAATAGAGCTATTGAATCCTGTGCTGttctgtgcttcttttttttttcttttttttttttttttagagagagcAACATTGCACTTTTTTACGCATCgtatatgtgttatattttatattgacAATTGATGCGATATTGATAAAGAAGTAAAAACACAACTAGCAAGAATTACGTGCAACTTAACTggtcaaaacataaaaatgttttagcaaaaaaaaagacagagggaatATTATATATTAAGTTATAAGCAATTCcataacacaacaaataaattatatgaGATAACTTAAGTATTTCTTATAGTTTACTCAACATTTTCAGAGTATTTCTACATcttgtattatatatatatatatatcacaaatTACTCACTGAATAGATTAGTTTAGAAACAAATAATTAATCAGGTCATCAATTATTCCtattatttccttttcattttttcacagTCAGATGATTAAAACATTGATCatactttttttgtattaacaTGGATGGAAAACACTTAGTTGATGCACACAccataaaaacattaacaaaaatcaATCACACAGTTGTGGTATTCTagaaaacagtaaaaattaaaataggtTCAAATAATTTGCCTCATATATAAAGTTATATTGTTAGAAAGTGATTAAAAAacttacaattttttttttttttggtattttcttgattttaattcaaattGTGCATGCACGGCTCACAAGGCTTGCTCTACGTCTCCTCTGCAGGAACTCTGGATGTGCATGGTGACAGGTCCAGGGATTACATGTACGCTCTGCTCTTCATGGTGTCAGACGAGAACTTCAGCTGGTACCTGGACGAAAACATCCGGACCTACATCACCAGTCCTGCCAGAAACCTGAAGGAGGACGAGGATTTCATTGAGAGCAACAAGATGCACGGTGAGGGGTAGGAGGGTGACATTCACGCAAACCCGAACACCAGTCTTCAAACGTAAATACAGTCTTTAACTCTGAAATGTGTGTTGCAGGTATAAATGGTTATCTGTACGGTAATCTGCCTGGACTGAGCATGTGTCAAGGAAACAAGATCCAGTGGCATTTGATGGCTTTAGGCAATGAGGTAACTACTGAATATCTGACAGAAGAGGCAGATATTAAACTTTactgtgtcttatttttattgaaatcaTGGTTTTTCACGCTaggcctcccctgtccttaaagcctagtgacgcccctggttAACATTACGACAACGACTGCTATCTCAGCAGTgaagaactttatttattttttacttcacagCTGAATCATTTGACCATTTCagttcaaaatgttaaaaaaatagttCTCCCTTTTGTTGTTCATGCATTCAGAATCATTCACGTTTACCCACAGGTGGACATGCATTCAGTTCACTTCCATGGTCAGATCCTGACCACTCAGGGCCACCACACAGACACGGTGAGCCTCTTCCCAGCCTCCAGCGCTATGGCTGAAATGGAAGCCGACAACCCTGGACACTGGCTGCTGACGTGCACCGTCAATGACCACCTGCTGGGTGAGATCACGCTCTCCACTCTGGACCAAAATGACGGGATTTGCTTCGCTAGATACCAGTACTCTGACAAAGAATGTATTTGTATtgagttttctgtttctgtggtttTGCTCAGCTGGAATGCAGGCTCTGTTTGAGATCAAGAAGTGTTTCCCGAATGTCCATAAGCCGAGGCCTCACGGTGAGCGCCGACAGTTCTTCATAGCAGCTGAAGAGGAAGTCTGGGACTACGCTCCTACAGTGCCCGCTGACAGGTCGGTTACAGTACACATGGTCGcattcacacaaacatataGTGTATAGACCTGTACCGAGTCTAACTTGTGCTTATATACGTGCAGCGAGGCAGAAATGTTTGTAACCCGAGCCCGAAACCGCATCGGAAGCCGCTACAAGAAGGCTCGCTATGTGGAATACACAGACGGCACCTTCACAACAAAGATGCTACGCAGCCCAGAAGAGCAACACCTTGGAATTCTGGGTAATCTAGATTCAGATTCTTTTACATGGTACTTGTAGTTATTGGAAATCAGACCATTAGAttagatagaaagatagatagatagatagatagatagatagatagatagatagatagatagatagatagatagatagatagactatcgaaaatataatataataagtatacgttatatgatatatataacaagtatatatatctacatatatatcattgaacatgcatatatatatattatatttagatGTTGTCAGTACAGTAGAGTGAGATATATAGTTGATATGTAGTTGTAAGATATAAATACATGgtgctgtataaatatatatatagtagtatCAGCAAAAAGGACCGCAGTCCAGTAGTTAATTGATTTAAACCTGGCTGATTaactatttctttctttctttctttcttttttattgtgtctcCAGGTCCCGTGCTGAGGGCTGAGGAGAGAGACACCATCAATGTGGTGTTCAAGAACAAAGCCAGCCGGGCCTACACAATACAACCACACGGAGTACAGTACAGCGTGGAGGAGGACGGGACACTCTATCACAATGAATTGGAAGGTAAATACACACCAGTACTGTTATCAATGAACTAGATTAATCgtagtccttttttttttattatctctttCTGACTTCTCCCATTCTCCCCTTAAGAGTCATATACAGCAAAGAAACTAAGAGAACTTAAGAAACTACCAAGTAAGCCAAAACTGAATTTCAGTACTAGTTAACATGCATTactgaatgttttattatttagtatGATGATGattcaatttcttttttctagGAGTGGTGACTCCTCCTCCGGCTGCTCTGGTCAGACCTGGGGCGGTGCATACCTACGAGTGGACCGTGCCCATAGGAGCTGGGCCCGTCCAGGGGGAGGCTGACTGTCTGACCTATATGTACTACTCTGCCGTGGATCCCGTTAAGGACACCAGCTCCGGACTGGTTGGGCCGCTCCTCATCTGTCGACCCGGATCACTGAAGAAGGGAGTACAGGTGAGATGAGACACCGAACGTTATTTTAACATCAGGTTTTTAACACGAGGTCCAATTTACGTCCAATGTGGTCCAATAAAACATCTGCTGGATGTCATtaagagtgaaaaaaataaactcatacaataatataatacatgTGATAAATTCAAGATGTTATCAGAAAGTCCATTCCATAATTTCACACCGAGAACGGAAACACATCtgaattttatatttgttcttcctttacatatttcaaaaataaagagCCCTCTTAAATGATGTCTTCCCTCTCTTACAACAATTCTGAACTCAAaaaattatttctaatatttttaattgaactATATCCTAGAATTTTAATGTgccacataaaaataataatctattAGCCTGTTCTAAATaactcactttatttattactcaTATAGCTCTGTTTTGTAGTTTAATTATGGGATCTAAATTTCATTTATAAACAATTGCCCATGTCATATATAAAATTATCAGTGAAGTATCTAATAGATAAAAGCTTTTCTTAGTTAatacatgttgtgttttatagAGAATAGCAACTGACCtagatcattttcattttatgtattCTGTATGTGGTTTGTGATCTGTTATAGCTCCCAAAAACTTTAATTCATACACACCATTGATTTCCACtccatttaaattttattttatttcacaattctTTTTTTAGCTTCACTAAACCACGtgatttttgtttatgtttcatttatcaGTGAATCTATTGTGATTAAACCATTGGCTTAAAACAGTCAGTTCCCTTTCTGCTGTTCTTATCCGTTCCTGCAGGTCATCATCATCCTCAAACATCACCCAATAAAGTTTATTTGATGCTGTGACAATATCATTAGAGTAGATTGTAttaaagttttactttttatctcTAATCTAAGTATTAGGGTTAGGTACTTGTGATCTTTTTTGAGGCCTGACCCTCTAAGAGCCACTAAGACCAGTTTGTGAAGCACTTCCCATCCATGCTTCCTTTAGCATATAGAAGCTGAAGAACTCTATTATTTAAACCcacatttcctcttcttctgtctctcttcttgTGTAGAAAAACTATAACAAAGAGTTTCACCTATTGGCTACCGTGTTTGACGAAAACCTGAGCTGGTACCTGGATGACAACATTAGGACTTTTGCCACGGCCCCCGCCACTGTCAACAAGGAGGACGAGGACTTCATGGAGAGCAACAAAA
Coding sequences within:
- the tm4sf18 gene encoding transmembrane 4 L6 family member 18, producing the protein MCCSVGFARSLGLALLPLALCCILANLLLLFPMGEITYMQQNRLAEYIWYFGGLGGGGLLMLIPAVAFITLGKCQCCWNESLMMCGSVLAAVVGLVGSGYCFVISGLALMQGPKCFTSLGWTYPFSDENGRYLLQPETWSQCLQPVHIVEWNVTLLCVLLGLGVLEFIICLLQLGNGLVNVVCRPCCYKQEYSLNA
- the LOC125009364 gene encoding ceruloplasmin, which gives rise to MCRLGLRLLLLLCCAVICVSGARRDYFIRIEEVAWNYAPSGMNIIQNRTLEQDEEASVFLKKGPQRIGPTYKKAVYKQYIDATYRTEVAKPDWLGYLGPMLMAEQGDTVFVQLRNAASRPYSIHPHGLNYSKGNEGALYPDGTSARLKRDDSVAPGATVIYEWTLPESHSPTSDDGNCVTRFYHSHVSPPKDINSGLIGPLVVCKRGTLDVHGDRSRDYMYALLFMVSDENFSWYLDENIRTYITSPARNLKEDEDFIESNKMHGINGYLYGNLPGLSMCQGNKIQWHLMALGNEVDMHSVHFHGQILTTQGHHTDTVSLFPASSAMAEMEADNPGHWLLTCTVNDHLLAGMQALFEIKKCFPNVHKPRPHGERRQFFIAAEEEVWDYAPTVPADSEAEMFVTRARNRIGSRYKKARYVEYTDGTFTTKMLRSPEEQHLGILGPVLRAEERDTINVVFKNKASRAYTIQPHGVQYSVEEDGTLYHNELEESYTAKKLRELKKLPRVVTPPPAALVRPGAVHTYEWTVPIGAGPVQGEADCLTYMYYSAVDPVKDTSSGLVGPLLICRPGSLKKGVQKNYNKEFHLLATVFDENLSWYLDDNIRTFATAPATVNKEDEDFMESNKMHAINGFVYRNLPGLTMCKGDKVSWHLSGLGTETDINSLYFQGNRFLYRQNRRDTISVFPHISHTVTMEPDSMGQFEVASPTVSNYRGGMRANYTVQKCSMFQHQREMMLHSKTYYIAAVETEWDYSPNRTWETEMFRGHENPAPVFVDKQGGFIGSRYKKVVYRQYTDKKFTTQVERTADMEHLGILGPMIHADVGDKVNIVFKNMASRPYSIHAHGVKTETPEVHKTEPGQTHTYIWYVNKNTGPTTDQESCAVSAYFSTVDVVKDLYSGLIGPLVICRRSWSRSFGLKKEAEEFALLFLVFDENESWYLDENIRAQIRTPRPNLKEDEDFIESNKMHAINGYVYGNLNGLNMEVGDKVYWYLMAMGTEVDIHTAHWHGHTVEYKLGGGVHRTDVYELFPATFQTVKMRPQYPGTWLLHCHVTDHIKAGMEAM